A single Deltaproteobacteria bacterium DNA region contains:
- a CDS encoding adenosylcobinamide amidohydrolase produces MNYRSRNGLSLLKWVIVACWLVVATHGVASEADIGVRAIPTPEELGAQAQVYRYSLEMEGRHTLKTLLIKLDSPRWILSTLQGLRHSSVAANHNVPPSLWGVLHDRQIADYTRVAFERLADMAGFSIVDLVRLSTGADLDTLGVATQRYDWLTVTVLATAGAGTNAMRVGTDYGDWFENKHVPRETGASESTSSEESIPFGTINVIVLTNASLGDAQMARSIITVTEAKTAVLQDLGIRSSYTPEAMATGTGTDEVMIVSGSGRSVTCAGGHCKPAQLIGWAAKEAVETALVRQIRLHYDGLTGEPPIKLPEQVLRHPLFRQGFTRPQYEPIAPAAKR; encoded by the coding sequence GTGAACTACAGGTCCAGGAACGGTTTATCCCTGCTGAAATGGGTCATCGTGGCGTGCTGGTTGGTTGTCGCAACCCACGGTGTGGCCTCCGAAGCGGACATAGGGGTCCGGGCCATCCCGACGCCCGAGGAACTGGGGGCTCAGGCCCAGGTGTATCGTTATTCGCTTGAAATGGAAGGGCGGCACACCCTGAAAACGTTGCTGATCAAGCTGGACAGTCCCAGGTGGATCCTTTCCACGCTTCAGGGGCTGCGTCATTCCTCCGTAGCCGCCAATCACAACGTGCCCCCGTCCCTGTGGGGAGTCCTGCACGACCGACAGATCGCCGATTATACGCGCGTGGCCTTCGAGCGGTTGGCCGACATGGCCGGTTTTTCCATCGTTGATCTGGTCCGGCTCTCCACCGGGGCGGATTTGGATACGTTGGGCGTGGCCACCCAGCGCTACGACTGGCTCACGGTCACCGTCCTGGCGACAGCGGGTGCTGGAACGAACGCCATGCGCGTGGGAACGGACTACGGGGACTGGTTCGAGAATAAACACGTACCCAGGGAAACAGGAGCCTCCGAATCAACTTCATCCGAGGAAAGCATTCCCTTTGGGACCATTAATGTTATCGTGCTGACAAACGCCTCTTTGGGAGACGCACAGATGGCCCGATCCATCATTACGGTTACGGAAGCCAAGACCGCTGTGCTGCAGGACCTGGGCATTCGAAGTTCCTATACGCCGGAAGCCATGGCCACGGGCACCGGGACGGATGAAGTGATGATCGTTTCCGGCTCGGGCCGTTCAGTGACCTGCGCCGGGGGGCACTGCAAGCCGGCCCAATTGATCGGATGGGCGGCGAAAGAGGCGGTGGAGACAGCCCTGGTAAGGCAGATTCGGCTGCACTATGACGGCCTGACTGGAGAGCCCCCAATAAAGCTGCCGGAACAGGTGCTCCGCCACCCGCTGTTCCGGCAAGGGTTCACGCGACCGCAATACGAACCGATAGCGCCCGCCGCGAAGCGATAA
- a CDS encoding cytochrome b/b6 domain-containing protein, producing MEKIRLKRFNTVERISHVVLIITFLTQGASGLARMYIQTAWGKGLARVFGGYESALVVHKYVGLFMILAFLLHLVYLAFRIRWRTFPSSLMGPDSMFPQPHDVKDFFQHVAWFLGKGSHPRLDRWGYWEKVDYLGAVFWGMMVMGTTGLILAFPLISTRIIPGWGLNIALWVHRIEGMLAMGHVFIIHFTVAHLRRQNFPMDRTMFEGSADLETVRDLSTHRRVAQQHENHLVAMLLRPGMEPPSETRTDKKEGNVERVGGARRFRKSLGLSVNRMIRTIIR from the coding sequence ATGGAGAAGATCAGACTTAAACGGTTTAACACCGTAGAACGCATTTCACATGTGGTGCTGATCATCACGTTCTTGACGCAGGGCGCGTCCGGACTTGCGCGCATGTATATCCAAACGGCTTGGGGAAAAGGGCTTGCCCGCGTGTTCGGCGGCTACGAGTCGGCCCTCGTGGTTCACAAGTACGTGGGACTTTTCATGATTCTGGCCTTTCTGCTCCATCTCGTGTACCTGGCCTTCCGGATTCGCTGGCGTACTTTTCCGTCATCCCTCATGGGCCCGGATTCCATGTTTCCCCAACCTCATGATGTGAAGGATTTTTTCCAGCATGTGGCCTGGTTTCTCGGCAAAGGATCTCATCCACGTCTTGACCGCTGGGGATATTGGGAAAAGGTGGATTACCTGGGAGCGGTATTCTGGGGCATGATGGTCATGGGCACAACGGGCTTGATCCTGGCTTTCCCTCTGATTTCGACGCGCATCATACCGGGATGGGGCTTGAACATAGCCCTTTGGGTGCATCGTATCGAGGGCATGCTGGCCATGGGGCACGTGTTTATCATCCATTTCACCGTTGCTCATCTTCGCAGGCAGAACTTCCCCATGGATCGGACGATGTTCGAAGGCAGCGCCGATCTGGAAACTGTGCGGGATCTTTCTACTCATCGGAGGGTTGCTCAACAGCACGAGAATCACTTGGTAGCTATGCTTCTCCGGCCAGGGATGGAACCCCCGAGTGAAACGAGAACGGATAAAAAGGAGGGAAACGTAGAGAGGGTGGGTGGCGCCCGGAGGTTCCGGAAGTCACTCGGCCTGTCCGTCAATAGAATGATCCGGACCATTATTAGGTAA
- a CDS encoding glycosyltransferase family 39 protein: MNLTESFRTSPDTESSSLDTGIRMGNPGAGVRFFRTKAFAVILIVCLGFSLRLRTGLLFPLSYDEYHYLSAANNYAYWIYQGRIDRVLTAKQNYMHPPLVKYIFAAAILLTNSKGDFENNRLVVRMLSVLAGTACVAVLAWMCPMAGLALAVHNIGVKFNGLAYLDSFPMLFSFLAVLACEKAGARTGKWFYGSAVLLAATAASKLPFVIVGVPIVYFTWISHRPRTRSLLKYGLTFFLAFALLNPVWWFRTGTEVVATVLFHYDYSRSEYVSHFGLPWYQPLKYLFMTRTVATEPRQLLQLDPYVFLASLLGLGLLWKQRPIYLCWYATAMSFLFIWPTKWTHYPMILLVPLCLSCGLAVEWTARRWGFFTKSLAQRWPIKMKAP; encoded by the coding sequence ATGAATCTGACCGAATCCTTTCGAACATCACCCGACACCGAGTCATCGTCTTTGGACACAGGCATTCGAATGGGCAATCCGGGTGCGGGTGTACGTTTCTTTAGAACCAAGGCCTTCGCGGTAATACTGATCGTGTGCCTTGGATTCTCTTTGCGCCTTCGTACCGGGTTGCTGTTTCCTTTAAGCTATGACGAATACCATTATCTGTCGGCGGCCAACAACTACGCTTACTGGATATATCAAGGGCGGATCGATCGTGTATTGACCGCCAAGCAGAACTATATGCATCCCCCCCTGGTCAAATATATCTTCGCCGCCGCGATACTCCTCACCAACAGCAAAGGCGACTTCGAGAACAACCGTCTGGTGGTTCGAATGCTCTCCGTTCTTGCGGGAACCGCATGCGTGGCGGTCCTGGCCTGGATGTGCCCCATGGCCGGTCTGGCATTGGCGGTCCATAACATAGGGGTTAAATTCAACGGCTTGGCCTACCTGGACTCCTTCCCCATGCTGTTCTCTTTCCTCGCCGTGTTGGCTTGTGAAAAGGCCGGCGCCCGGACCGGTAAATGGTTCTACGGTTCCGCCGTCCTGTTGGCCGCCACTGCGGCCTCGAAGTTGCCCTTTGTTATCGTGGGCGTTCCCATTGTGTATTTCACGTGGATCTCGCACCGCCCCAGGACCCGTTCACTGCTTAAATACGGTCTGACGTTTTTCCTCGCATTCGCACTTCTCAACCCGGTCTGGTGGTTTCGAACCGGAACCGAAGTAGTGGCAACGGTTCTGTTTCACTACGACTACAGTCGCAGTGAATATGTAAGCCACTTTGGGCTCCCGTGGTATCAGCCATTGAAATACCTGTTCATGACCCGTACCGTGGCCACGGAACCGAGGCAGTTGCTTCAGCTCGACCCTTACGTCTTCTTGGCGAGTCTTTTAGGATTGGGTCTGTTGTGGAAGCAAAGACCCATTTACCTTTGCTGGTATGCGACGGCGATGAGCTTTCTGTTCATCTGGCCCACGAAGTGGACTCACTACCCCATGATTCTCCTGGTTCCGCTCTGTCTTTCATGCGGGCTTGCCGTTGAATGGACGGCCCGGAGATGGGGTTTCTTTACGAAATCGCTCGCTCAACGGTGGCCGATAAAGATGAAGGCGCCATAA
- a CDS encoding Gx transporter family protein, producing MEASLSADRMQKIALFVSLSCVLQIAESIVPHPIPGLRLGLANMITLVALVTLGFKAALEVALLRAILSSFLMGTFLSPPFVLSISGAFLSTCAMGFLFWVSGSSSHYRFSLIGISILGALCHNLTQLVLAYLILIKHEGVFVFLPWLCIGGVLMGWVTGAIARSVCIRLEHIGTMTEAALTVSEGMPRPESRHYVHRDSCIHQLSSKAKIAGCGILSLILLISANLWLMLSLSGLLLASMLLSRIPVSQLLGRSRRYRWLLLTSFLIPALLQGEGRPIFEIPYLTMTIEGVTYGFQFAFRLFYLMLLSFLLTMTTSLADLANGLTGLLSFLRFFGISSKSVAAKLTLSWEAIPYLWETARTSIRGARLEKKKRISHLVEWISNWVATLYVMADGTSRLWDLARVETIDENLGSSVKEKAPFM from the coding sequence ATGGAAGCATCCTTGTCAGCCGATCGAATGCAAAAAATAGCGCTTTTCGTTTCCCTCTCTTGTGTGCTTCAAATAGCGGAATCGATTGTGCCCCACCCCATACCCGGTCTCAGGCTGGGGCTGGCCAACATGATTACTTTGGTAGCCCTGGTGACCCTGGGTTTTAAAGCAGCCCTGGAAGTCGCTTTGTTGCGGGCCATTCTCAGTTCCTTCCTCATGGGCACGTTCCTGTCCCCTCCTTTCGTACTGAGCATTTCCGGGGCCTTTCTCAGCACCTGCGCCATGGGCTTCCTTTTCTGGGTCTCCGGTTCGAGCAGTCACTATCGTTTCAGCTTGATCGGGATCAGTATTTTGGGCGCCCTTTGCCATAATCTGACCCAACTGGTCCTCGCCTACCTCATACTAATCAAACACGAAGGTGTTTTTGTGTTCCTGCCTTGGCTTTGCATCGGAGGCGTGCTCATGGGCTGGGTTACCGGAGCGATTGCACGCTCCGTGTGCATACGGTTGGAACACATCGGGACGATGACCGAAGCCGCTCTGACGGTATCGGAGGGGATGCCCAGGCCGGAATCTCGACATTATGTGCATCGGGACTCTTGTATCCATCAGTTGTCAAGCAAGGCAAAGATTGCCGGATGTGGGATTTTGTCGCTCATTCTTCTGATCAGCGCCAACCTCTGGTTAATGCTCAGCCTTTCCGGACTTCTCCTGGCTTCGATGTTGCTATCGAGAATTCCGGTGTCCCAGCTACTGGGGAGATCAAGAAGGTATCGATGGCTGCTTCTGACATCTTTTCTGATCCCGGCTCTGCTTCAGGGGGAAGGCCGTCCGATATTCGAGATACCGTATTTGACGATGACCATTGAAGGGGTTACCTACGGGTTTCAGTTTGCATTTCGCCTTTTCTATCTGATGCTTCTGAGTTTCCTGTTAACCATGACCACGTCGCTGGCGGACTTGGCCAACGGACTGACCGGTTTACTGTCGTTCCTGCGATTTTTCGGGATTTCGTCAAAGAGTGTGGCGGCGAAACTCACGCTTTCCTGGGAAGCCATACCGTACCTGTGGGAAACGGCGCGGACCAGCATTCGTGGAGCAAGGCTGGAAAAGAAGAAAAGAATTAGTCATCTCGTTGAGTGGATCAGTAATTGGGTGGCGACTCTCTATGTCATGGCGGACGGTACGAGCCGTCTGTGGGACCTTGCGCGTGTCGAAACGATCGATGAGAACCTCGGATCTTCAGTGAAAGAAAAAGCTCCTTTCATGTGA
- a CDS encoding FAD:protein FMN transferase, which yields MKQNSLSKTAKVIFIVVGVLFAVFFSVRTYNSYRFHLEKQTRVMMDTYVTVYAVGPEKLTSKAVNAALQRMEEVDEKFDFLNPKSPLYAFNNEGAPISDSEIVDLVKLALGVSRDSDGAFDITICPLISLWGFYGDHPSVPDHESIERCIEKIGYKHLVVRNSKVEKTRPDIRIDLGGIAKGYAVGEAIKVLRAEGVTSALIDAGGDVYAMGKKGLRSWKVGIKDPRGDGLLGFIEAEDLSIMGSGDYERFFMDQGKRYHHIFNPKTGYPASGLTGTTILYGDPALADAWNTALFVLGPEKGLEIVESIPGMEVIMVTESGEVLYSSGLKDRLQAISTIE from the coding sequence TTGAAGCAAAATAGCCTGTCTAAGACGGCGAAAGTCATATTCATAGTTGTCGGAGTGCTGTTCGCTGTCTTTTTTAGCGTGAGAACCTACAACTCCTATCGATTCCATCTGGAAAAGCAGACGCGCGTGATGATGGATACCTACGTAACCGTCTATGCCGTCGGCCCCGAGAAATTGACATCCAAGGCCGTGAACGCGGCCTTGCAGCGGATGGAAGAAGTCGATGAGAAGTTTGATTTCCTGAACCCTAAAAGCCCCCTGTATGCATTCAACAATGAGGGCGCCCCCATTTCAGACAGCGAGATCGTGGATCTCGTGAAATTAGCCTTAGGCGTGAGTCGCGATTCGGACGGCGCCTTTGATATCACGATCTGTCCGCTCATATCGCTATGGGGGTTTTATGGAGACCATCCCTCCGTCCCCGATCACGAAAGCATCGAACGATGCATCGAAAAGATCGGCTACAAACATCTGGTCGTCCGGAACTCGAAGGTGGAAAAGACTAGGCCCGATATTCGGATCGACTTAGGCGGCATTGCAAAAGGATACGCGGTGGGTGAGGCGATAAAAGTGTTGCGGGCTGAAGGAGTGACCTCAGCCTTGATCGATGCCGGGGGAGACGTATACGCCATGGGGAAAAAGGGACTCCGGTCCTGGAAGGTGGGAATCAAAGACCCACGGGGCGACGGCCTTCTCGGATTCATAGAGGCGGAGGACCTCTCGATCATGGGATCGGGGGATTACGAGCGATTCTTCATGGACCAGGGTAAGCGCTATCACCACATCTTTAACCCGAAGACAGGGTATCCCGCTTCAGGACTCACGGGCACTACGATCCTGTACGGGGACCCGGCTCTCGCAGACGCTTGGAATACGGCGTTGTTCGTTTTGGGGCCCGAGAAAGGTCTCGAGATCGTTGAGAGCATTCCCGGCATGGAGGTGATCATGGTCACCGAATCCGGTGAAGTCTTGTACTCTTCCGGTCTCAAAGATCGCCTCCAGGCGATTTCCACTATCGAATAG
- a CDS encoding (2Fe-2S)-binding protein, whose product MIEFKLNGNIVRLEVSPDMPLLWVLRDILGLTGTKYGCGEGLCGACNVLLNDKAVHSCVTPVSRVQGMNVTTIEGLAAVENHPVLSAWIEEEAPECGYCQPGQIISATALLAENHSPTDSDIDEAMSQNLCRCGTYRRIRRAIHRARARMNKER is encoded by the coding sequence ATGATTGAATTCAAGCTAAATGGAAACATCGTCCGATTGGAGGTTTCTCCGGACATGCCTTTGTTATGGGTGCTCCGGGACATCCTTGGACTGACCGGAACCAAGTACGGTTGCGGAGAGGGCTTATGCGGGGCCTGCAACGTTCTTCTTAACGACAAGGCTGTTCATTCCTGCGTCACGCCGGTTTCCAGGGTTCAGGGCATGAATGTCACCACCATCGAGGGTTTGGCGGCGGTCGAGAACCATCCGGTGTTATCGGCCTGGATCGAGGAGGAGGCGCCGGAGTGCGGGTATTGCCAGCCCGGACAGATTATCTCGGCCACGGCCCTTTTGGCTGAAAACCACAGCCCCACGGATTCGGATATCGACGAAGCCATGTCTCAGAACCTCTGTCGATGCGGAACATATCGCCGAATCCGTCGCGCCATCCATCGTGCGCGGGCGCGCATGAATAAGGAGCGGTGA
- a CDS encoding NusG domain II-containing protein codes for MMDEGQGQVYARRMTRLEKLSIFLIVVLSAGSILWMGHDSGRQSRRATSAVVFKDGLLVAELNLSKNNVFTLPSKEMDIEVNEGKVRVARSNCRKQICVRTGWIQVPGEVIVCVPNRILIEVQSTKAPLVDAVVR; via the coding sequence ATGATGGACGAAGGCCAGGGGCAAGTCTATGCGCGCAGGATGACTCGACTCGAAAAGCTTTCGATCTTTCTGATTGTCGTCCTTTCCGCCGGAAGCATCCTCTGGATGGGACACGACTCCGGCCGTCAGAGCCGGCGAGCTACCTCGGCCGTCGTTTTCAAGGACGGCCTTCTGGTGGCCGAGTTGAACCTGTCGAAAAACAACGTATTCACGCTTCCCTCCAAGGAGATGGACATCGAAGTAAACGAGGGCAAAGTCAGAGTGGCGCGATCGAATTGCCGCAAACAGATTTGCGTTCGTACGGGTTGGATACAGGTACCGGGAGAGGTTATCGTTTGTGTCCCAAACAGGATTCTGATCGAAGTTCAATCCACTAAAGCGCCGCTAGTGGATGCCGTGGTTCGCTGA
- a CDS encoding OmcA/MtrC family decaheme c-type cytochrome, whose protein sequence is MRKGLFNSLVLCLAIGYVLLLAGCGSESGGTGDQAPPLVEQTFNEECMLCHDPGRIVDVAAQHSTPETTITGVIDAVTIVGGATTINFRLFNAGQPLAFVAPSNIRFTLAQLNPAANGNASFWQSYINVIETPDVGPGTTDQVQASSERTSTQGGVFVDNQDGSYSYTFSFDIQNVTSPVAVAYNPALTHRVAMQTTENTDNAIFEFVPDGSTPITTRSIVRNANCDECHRKLGFHGGDRIAVKYCVTCHNPGSTDANSGNTVDFKVMIHKIHSGEDLPSVQAGGEYVIYGFGDSVNDYSNVVFPQDRRNCTKCHDGSDSDTPDGDNWMNVPTIAACTSCHDDVNLVTGENHAGGAQPDNRSCVNCHPASGGAAGITDTHVIPEQAAAARFEYNILDVQNTGPGQFPVITFSVTDPTNGDAPYDILVDPEFNAPGGASRLAILIGWNSEDYTNTGSTSTPAQPISINPITSAVDNGDGTFTVTSGVAIPAAVTGSGVVAIEGHPAVESEPGVFDVRVPVKGVVNFFAVTDATPQARREVVDIANCDQCHGLLSLHGANRNDETQLCVICHNPDATDIGRRPGGSATTADGKTQETIDFKYLIHAIHAGASSADGFRTEGIVVYGFGGSPNDYSEVRYPRPLNDCEACHIDGSFELPAIGDNVLPTTIEVGNDAASPNDDINITPTASACSSCHDGVDPKIHMADQGANFEFVPFAPDLSGGDGSQVDLCGPGPITAQPAGHTERLDCCSCHSFR, encoded by the coding sequence ATGAGAAAAGGATTGTTTAACAGCTTGGTCTTGTGCCTTGCGATCGGTTACGTTCTACTTCTGGCAGGGTGCGGCAGCGAGAGCGGCGGTACCGGAGATCAGGCGCCCCCTCTCGTGGAGCAGACATTCAACGAAGAATGCATGCTGTGCCACGATCCGGGCCGGATCGTAGACGTGGCCGCGCAGCACAGCACTCCGGAGACGACTATAACCGGGGTCATAGACGCAGTGACGATCGTTGGCGGCGCCACGACCATAAATTTCAGGCTGTTCAACGCGGGCCAGCCGCTCGCGTTTGTGGCCCCTTCGAACATCCGCTTCACTCTGGCGCAGCTGAATCCCGCTGCAAACGGCAATGCGAGTTTCTGGCAGAGTTACATCAATGTGATTGAAACCCCTGATGTAGGGCCGGGGACCACGGACCAGGTTCAAGCTTCGTCGGAAAGGACGAGTACGCAGGGGGGCGTGTTTGTGGACAATCAGGACGGCAGCTACAGCTATACCTTCTCGTTCGATATCCAAAACGTAACGTCTCCCGTAGCCGTCGCGTATAATCCCGCCCTGACGCATCGCGTGGCCATGCAGACTACGGAGAACACGGATAACGCCATATTCGAATTCGTGCCCGATGGCAGCACGCCGATAACCACTCGCTCGATCGTGAGGAACGCGAACTGCGACGAGTGCCACCGGAAGCTGGGATTTCACGGCGGGGATAGGATCGCTGTCAAGTATTGCGTAACCTGCCACAATCCGGGCAGTACGGACGCCAACAGCGGCAACACCGTTGATTTCAAGGTAATGATCCACAAGATCCACTCGGGTGAGGACCTGCCCAGTGTGCAGGCCGGCGGTGAATATGTGATATATGGTTTTGGGGATTCGGTAAACGACTACTCCAACGTGGTCTTTCCTCAGGATCGGCGCAACTGCACCAAATGTCACGACGGCTCGGACTCCGATACGCCGGATGGTGACAACTGGATGAACGTTCCCACCATTGCCGCATGCACGTCGTGTCACGACGACGTCAACTTGGTGACCGGTGAAAACCATGCCGGGGGCGCCCAACCCGACAACCGCAGCTGCGTCAACTGTCATCCGGCGTCCGGAGGCGCGGCGGGCATCACGGATACTCACGTGATTCCGGAACAGGCCGCCGCAGCCAGGTTCGAATACAACATATTGGACGTCCAGAACACGGGGCCCGGACAGTTTCCGGTGATCACATTCTCGGTTACGGATCCCACCAACGGTGACGCGCCCTACGATATTCTCGTCGATCCGGAATTCAATGCTCCCGGAGGCGCCAGCCGATTGGCGATCCTCATCGGCTGGAATTCCGAAGATTATACGAACACGGGCAGCACCAGCACCCCGGCTCAGCCCATCTCGATCAATCCGATTACAAGCGCGGTGGACAACGGCGACGGCACGTTTACAGTGACATCCGGAGTGGCCATTCCTGCGGCTGTGACCGGATCGGGGGTTGTGGCCATCGAGGGGCATCCTGCGGTGGAATCCGAACCCGGCGTGTTCGATGTACGGGTGCCGGTCAAAGGCGTGGTGAATTTTTTTGCCGTCACGGACGCTACGCCACAGGCGCGTCGGGAGGTTGTGGACATCGCCAACTGCGATCAGTGCCACGGTTTGTTGAGCTTGCACGGAGCAAACCGGAACGACGAAACTCAGCTGTGCGTAATCTGCCATAACCCGGATGCCACGGATATCGGCCGGCGCCCGGGTGGCTCAGCGACAACGGCCGACGGTAAGACACAGGAAACCATTGATTTCAAATACTTGATCCATGCCATCCATGCCGGCGCCTCCTCCGCCGACGGTTTCAGGACCGAAGGCATCGTGGTGTACGGATTTGGCGGTAGCCCCAACGACTACAGCGAAGTTCGCTATCCCCGGCCGTTAAACGATTGCGAGGCCTGTCATATCGATGGAAGCTTTGAATTGCCGGCCATCGGCGACAACGTGTTGCCTACGACCATCGAAGTAGGGAACGACGCGGCGAGTCCCAACGACGATATTAACATCACTCCAACCGCTTCCGCGTGCTCTTCCTGTCACGACGGTGTGGATCCAAAAATCCACATGGCGGATCAGGGCGCCAACTTCGAGTTCGTGCCCTTCGCTCCGGACCTGAGCGGGGGCGACGGGTCGCAGGTAGATCTGTGCGGCCCGGGTCCGATCACTGCGCAACCGGCGGGACATACTGAAAGGCTTGATTGCTGCAGTTGTCACAGCTTTCGTTGA
- a CDS encoding nitronate monooxygenase, translating into MFKTRVTEMLGIKYPIIGGTMMWLSTPEYVAAVSRAGGLGILASAMYQSKNELAVAIDRVRELTEKPFAVNLNLFPAMRAIDNGEYLDVLLEKDVKVVETSGHSAPDDLCARFKKAGMTWIHKCVGVRYALKVQDMGADIVTVVGYENGGATGKLDIGALVLVPSVVDALSIPVIGGGGVSDGRGFLAVLALGAEGVIIGTRLLATREAPLHDALKQSLVGASELDTILVMRSINATHRVWNNAAAQKCLEIEARGGTLNEILAIATGANAKRMYDSGDLNAGIMACGQGVGLAHDIPTIRELLDRIVSEAAGLAKKLASN; encoded by the coding sequence ATGTTCAAGACTAGAGTCACCGAGATGTTGGGCATCAAATATCCGATTATCGGTGGAACCATGATGTGGCTCAGCACTCCGGAATATGTTGCCGCCGTGTCCAGGGCCGGGGGGCTGGGCATTCTTGCTTCCGCCATGTACCAGAGCAAGAACGAACTGGCCGTCGCCATAGATCGGGTGCGCGAACTGACGGAAAAGCCTTTTGCCGTCAACCTTAATCTCTTTCCCGCCATGCGCGCGATAGACAACGGCGAGTACCTGGATGTGCTGCTCGAGAAAGATGTCAAGGTCGTGGAAACTTCAGGGCATTCCGCACCTGACGACTTGTGCGCGCGCTTCAAGAAGGCCGGAATGACCTGGATACATAAATGTGTCGGTGTCCGCTACGCCCTAAAGGTCCAGGACATGGGCGCGGACATTGTTACGGTGGTAGGCTATGAAAACGGCGGCGCCACGGGCAAGCTCGATATTGGCGCCCTGGTTCTGGTGCCCAGCGTAGTCGACGCCTTGAGCATTCCCGTTATCGGTGGCGGCGGGGTTTCCGACGGCCGGGGTTTCCTGGCGGTGCTGGCTCTGGGAGCGGAAGGCGTCATCATAGGAACCCGGCTCCTGGCCACACGGGAAGCCCCCCTGCATGATGCATTGAAGCAGTCCCTCGTCGGCGCGAGCGAGCTTGACACCATACTTGTCATGCGCTCGATCAACGCCACTCACAGAGTCTGGAACAATGCCGCGGCGCAAAAATGTCTAGAAATTGAAGCCCGGGGCGGAACGTTGAACGAAATCCTGGCAATCGCCACCGGGGCGAATGCAAAACGAATGTACGACAGCGGGGATCTTAACGCAGGCATCATGGCTTGCGGCCAGGGCGTGGGACTGGCGCATGATATCCCCACCATACGGGAGCTGTTGGACCGCATCGTGTCGGAAGCGGCCGGCTTGGCGAAAAAACTCGCTTCCAACTAG
- a CDS encoding FMN-binding protein, which yields MTKQKALVVVSAVAVFAASVVLGHAFTLLTLKEALLEVFGAGTKIIKQTERLKGEVEQRVTERLGGSLEFLQEGSESAAVVASKKIDFYFAEKDGKKIGVAVIDDQPGKWGPVEFMIAMDLRGAVQRVLVMSYQEKRGRPIARRSFMDQYQGKTSGSVLTVGKDITGIAGATISSRAATFAVKKAIVLYEEFYLHDKG from the coding sequence ATGACAAAGCAGAAAGCTCTTGTTGTAGTAAGCGCAGTGGCCGTTTTCGCCGCTTCTGTTGTTCTCGGCCACGCGTTCACCTTGTTGACGCTCAAAGAGGCCCTGCTCGAGGTTTTTGGTGCGGGCACCAAGATCATCAAACAGACGGAAAGGTTGAAAGGCGAGGTTGAGCAACGCGTGACGGAACGGTTGGGAGGAAGCCTCGAATTTCTCCAGGAAGGTTCAGAGTCCGCAGCCGTGGTTGCAAGCAAGAAGATCGATTTCTACTTTGCTGAAAAGGACGGAAAAAAAATAGGGGTGGCCGTTATTGATGACCAACCCGGAAAATGGGGCCCTGTCGAGTTCATGATCGCAATGGATCTGAGGGGCGCCGTCCAGAGAGTGCTCGTGATGAGCTATCAGGAAAAAAGGGGACGTCCCATCGCGAGACGTAGTTTCATGGATCAGTACCAAGGTAAGACCAGCGGTTCCGTTCTAACGGTCGGTAAAGACATTACCGGGATCGCCGGGGCGACCATATCATCCCGTGCGGCGACATTCGCAGTAAAGAAGGCGATCGTCTTGTACGAGGAGTTCTACCTTCACGACAAGGGATAA